The Gemmatimonadota bacterium genome has a window encoding:
- a CDS encoding aminotransferase class V-fold PLP-dependent enzyme: MERGSASKLTQRTQASSPIQLTGPSGNPTISRRSGLDAAMSNLHPDQYETGQDDTGQDDTGQDEAGPRNAHPKPQGTCFMSLTSDVRAMLPDLDGYAYFQTSGFSPKLNPVVDEVVHWLKFQSRGPALPFVAGRIEELKRDIRSKVARTINASPEEIVMTENTTIGINIVANGIDWKPGDNVLLTTHEHPGNRLTWYNLTGRYDVELRFAPMYNDLGRTLEEMDRLIDGRTRLVSVSHVSRRTGLRLPGRAVCDLAHGKDTPVLFDGAQSFGAIPIDVRALDCDFYSFCGHKYTMAPQGTGGLFIRRDRIDWLKPSWIGSHSQKTFDQEGNMDLHDEARRFEFATRSVPDQAGFGKALDIWEGLGWEAIFAGIESYTDRMKSALLEVPGLVLETPASYGDSSGIVTFHVPGLEAGPLSESLQQHEKVLVSPLEFAAESTRVSTHVFNSDEDLERLTTGIRRIQREGLGT; the protein is encoded by the coding sequence ATGGAGCGAGGAAGTGCGAGCAAATTAACCCAACGGACGCAGGCGTCAAGCCCAATTCAATTGACAGGTCCCTCGGGCAACCCTACCATTTCACGACGATCAGGTCTGGACGCAGCCATGTCCAACCTCCATCCCGATCAATATGAGACCGGTCAGGACGACACCGGTCAGGACGACACCGGCCAGGATGAGGCCGGACCACGAAATGCCCACCCGAAGCCACAAGGAACTTGTTTCATGTCACTGACCTCGGACGTGCGGGCCATGCTGCCCGACCTGGACGGATACGCGTATTTCCAGACCAGCGGGTTTTCTCCCAAACTGAACCCCGTCGTCGATGAAGTCGTCCACTGGCTGAAATTCCAGAGCCGGGGCCCCGCCCTGCCCTTCGTCGCCGGGCGGATCGAGGAACTGAAGCGGGATATCCGGAGCAAGGTCGCCCGTACCATCAACGCCTCGCCCGAAGAGATCGTCATGACGGAAAACACCACGATCGGCATCAACATCGTGGCTAACGGCATCGACTGGAAACCGGGCGACAACGTACTGCTCACCACCCACGAGCATCCGGGCAACCGTCTGACCTGGTACAACCTGACCGGACGGTACGACGTGGAACTACGGTTCGCGCCGATGTACAACGACCTCGGCAGAACGCTCGAAGAGATGGACCGCCTGATCGACGGCCGCACGCGGCTCGTCAGCGTCAGTCATGTCTCGAGACGCACCGGCCTGCGCCTTCCGGGCCGGGCGGTCTGCGACCTGGCCCACGGGAAAGACACGCCGGTCCTCTTCGACGGCGCGCAATCCTTCGGGGCCATTCCGATCGACGTGCGCGCGCTGGACTGTGACTTCTACAGCTTCTGCGGGCATAAGTATACCATGGCGCCGCAGGGTACCGGTGGCCTGTTCATCCGCCGGGACCGGATCGATTGGCTCAAACCGAGCTGGATCGGGTCGCACTCGCAGAAAACCTTCGACCAGGAAGGAAACATGGACCTGCACGACGAAGCCCGGCGGTTCGAGTTCGCCACGCGGAGCGTGCCGGACCAGGCCGGTTTCGGCAAGGCCCTGGATATATGGGAAGGGCTGGGGTGGGAGGCGATTTTCGCCGGCATCGAGTCGTATACGGACCGGATGAAGTCCGCCCTGCTCGAAGTCCCGGGACTGGTGCTGGAAACGCCGGCGTCCTACGGCGATTCATCGGGCATTGTTACTTTCCACGTGCCGGGCCTGGAGGCGGGCCCCTTGTCGGAGAGCCTTCAGCAACATGAGAAAGTGCTGGTCTCCCCGCTCGAATTCGCGGCGGAAAGCACTCGTGTTTCGACCCACGTGTTCAATTCGGACGAGGACCTGGAGCGGCTGACGACGGGGATACGGAGGATACAGCGAGAGGGGTTGGGTACGTAG
- a CDS encoding family 43 glycosylhydrolase, protein MFRLEGHRIGDAWYFTEGETVHAWFLAMPLERKAGWRIDHCVSDDLKHWQYEGTALEPGPPDAWDGKSLATGSVIRRNGQYWMAYTGHKHEAAFVQRAGMAVSDDLETWRKLPKNPTSVADPAHYEIESTGQRQLTHWRDPFLLDTGGRVLQYVCARRTDGDVAERGSVGIAQSADMIHWESLPPPEHDRMTEEMEVPQVYFIEGRWYLVFCTHDFWLTPSFRDQFPGHAFRSTDYAMVGDSPLGPFRIHGTGEIMPEAPSGRFYASQLIEHGGSWFLLGTEGLDAESGLSDPLPIVADETGIHVTRG, encoded by the coding sequence GTGTTCAGACTCGAGGGCCACCGAATCGGCGATGCATGGTATTTCACTGAGGGTGAAACGGTCCACGCCTGGTTTCTCGCCATGCCCCTGGAACGGAAAGCCGGCTGGAGAATCGACCACTGTGTTTCCGATGACTTGAAGCACTGGCAATACGAGGGTACTGCCCTCGAACCGGGCCCTCCGGACGCATGGGACGGCAAGTCCCTGGCAACCGGCAGCGTCATCCGGCGCAACGGGCAGTACTGGATGGCTTATACTGGCCACAAGCACGAGGCCGCCTTTGTCCAGCGCGCGGGCATGGCGGTTTCCGATGACCTGGAAACCTGGCGCAAGCTACCCAAAAACCCCACCTCGGTGGCCGACCCCGCCCACTACGAGATCGAATCGACCGGCCAACGGCAGCTCACCCACTGGCGGGACCCCTTCCTCCTGGATACGGGTGGCCGGGTTCTCCAGTACGTCTGCGCGCGGCGTACCGACGGGGACGTGGCTGAGCGGGGCAGCGTCGGCATCGCCCAGTCGGCCGACATGATCCACTGGGAATCCCTCCCGCCGCCGGAACACGACCGGATGACCGAGGAAATGGAGGTGCCCCAGGTTTATTTCATCGAAGGCCGCTGGTATCTCGTTTTCTGCACCCATGATTTCTGGCTGACGCCTTCCTTCAGGGACCAGTTCCCCGGTCATGCCTTCAGAAGCACCGACTATGCCATGGTGGGCGATTCGCCGCTGGGGCCGTTCCGAATCCACGGCACGGGCGAGATCATGCCCGAAGCGCCGTCCGGCCGCTTCTATGCCAGCCAGCTCATTGAGCACGGCGGTAGTTGGTTTCTGCTGGGTACCGAAGGCCTGGACGCGGAGAGCGGCCTTTCGGACCCACTGCCGATCGTAGCGGATGAAACGGGTATTCACGTGACGAGAGGTTGA
- a CDS encoding aminotransferase class V-fold PLP-dependent enzyme has product MRTNEDHPGTDGYADRRDFLKYGLAAAGGVAASSLLATEPASAQAAAEGISPPSSIDDESYWKGIRTHFHIDPEVIYLNNGSLGVCPRPVTQAVYDGYVRMGTYGMEARWPLQEQIREARKECAAYLGASENEVVLTRNATQGLMHIANGIRMNRGDAVLMTTDEHIAGINPWRRRAERFGIDMHHVQIPSPPGSVDEVVALFEEAITPRTKVLFFCHITRGPGLLYPVRELSNMARERGIVTAVDGAQSPGMTPVDLHEMGCDLFATSLHKWSLTPPGTGCLYVREGFQDHFWPLSNGNGPWSDNERALWLVEPWGTHEYPIRAAIRPALSFLHSIGLDNIYARDRMLSDYLKERLNELPGIRLGTSRDHSLSSPGITSFEVEGWDAQLLRGILDGKARIRVSTDQGRNHDMIRVSTHFYNTPAEIDKLIDVFKEIL; this is encoded by the coding sequence ATGAGAACAAATGAGGACCATCCCGGCACGGATGGGTACGCTGACCGGCGTGATTTTCTGAAGTACGGCCTGGCAGCCGCTGGCGGGGTCGCGGCCTCTTCACTGCTTGCAACGGAGCCCGCATCTGCCCAGGCTGCAGCCGAAGGGATCTCCCCTCCTTCGTCGATCGACGACGAATCATACTGGAAGGGAATCCGTACTCACTTCCATATCGACCCGGAAGTCATCTACCTCAACAACGGTTCGCTGGGTGTGTGTCCCAGGCCGGTCACCCAGGCGGTCTACGACGGTTACGTTCGCATGGGAACGTACGGAATGGAGGCGCGCTGGCCGCTCCAGGAGCAGATCAGAGAGGCGAGGAAAGAATGCGCGGCGTACCTTGGTGCCAGTGAGAATGAGGTCGTCCTTACCCGGAATGCCACACAAGGGCTTATGCACATCGCCAACGGCATCCGCATGAACCGGGGCGATGCGGTGCTCATGACGACGGACGAGCACATCGCGGGCATAAACCCCTGGCGCCGAAGGGCGGAGCGTTTCGGCATCGACATGCACCACGTTCAGATTCCCAGTCCTCCAGGAAGCGTGGATGAAGTGGTAGCGCTTTTCGAGGAGGCCATCACGCCACGAACGAAGGTGCTGTTTTTCTGCCACATCACCCGGGGCCCTGGGTTGCTCTATCCTGTCCGGGAACTTAGCAACATGGCGCGCGAGCGAGGTATCGTAACGGCAGTCGACGGCGCCCAGTCTCCGGGCATGACGCCCGTGGATCTTCACGAGATGGGGTGCGACCTTTTTGCCACGAGCCTCCACAAGTGGTCGTTAACCCCTCCCGGCACCGGCTGCCTGTACGTCAGGGAAGGATTTCAGGACCACTTCTGGCCCTTATCGAACGGGAACGGGCCCTGGAGCGACAACGAACGGGCGCTGTGGCTCGTTGAACCGTGGGGTACCCACGAGTATCCCATAAGAGCCGCCATACGTCCCGCCCTCTCCTTTCTCCATTCCATCGGCCTCGACAACATATACGCCCGGGACCGCATGCTTTCCGATTACCTGAAAGAACGGTTGAACGAACTGCCGGGGATCCGCCTTGGAACCTCACGGGATCACAGTCTGTCGAGTCCCGGCATTACCTCCTTCGAAGTCGAGGGCTGGGACGCCCAGTTGCTGCGCGGCATCCTCGACGGCAAGGCCCGGATCCGGGTGAGCACCGACCAGGGACGCAATCACGACATGATCCGGGTATCTACGCATTTCTATAACACGCCGGCCGAGATCGACAAGCTGATCGACGTCTTTAAGGAAATCCTCTAG
- a CDS encoding LamG domain-containing protein yields MTVPGLSFCTAGYFIERTAFTFSFYSVDRQEDMASTLHRQGDRKYRENGRSMAWQVGFLVTALPLLTFFSQTIEAQASQEYRADLALELLFDGNARDTSGNGHHGEVFGAVLTSDRFGRADAAYAFDGLNDYIRVAPPPALSSEAFTLSVWIKYNEGAFSRWWSNGIVTQDSGGSGVRRVFQLSAFGPLPTWHLMGRGRDPLITRPVDTEQWRHLAVAFDGAVHRFYLDGVPYDESEAPFPPHPEEPLYVGRKGSGEPGFYVNGTVDDVRIYTATLPQEAIEGLARENGWTPPPLHEGIARPDRPVSTLDEALVGHWTMDTGEMRDASGNGLHAIVLGSPEQVKGKKGNAVRFDGERDWAVVKDESLDLLHYLTVTGWIRGFDPVRGYGQVVWYGDGAWGQDPYSLSIQEGKIGFRVDDIATQWEVKSDAGPSPDEWTFVAGVLDTNDDGLMNLKLYVNGILAAERTSEEPYRYIALGRMWLCFASVGDGDTLTELDLDEVRIYNRPLSPDEVSALYRAEQE; encoded by the coding sequence ATGACGGTACCTGGCCTGTCGTTCTGCACGGCAGGCTATTTTATTGAACGTACTGCATTTACGTTCTCGTTCTATTCGGTTGATCGACAGGAAGATATGGCTTCAACCCTCCATCGTCAAGGTGATCGTAAGTACCGTGAAAACGGCCGTTCCATGGCCTGGCAGGTCGGCTTTCTGGTCACTGCGCTTCCCCTGCTGACTTTCTTCAGCCAAACGATCGAGGCGCAGGCGTCTCAGGAATACCGGGCCGACCTGGCACTCGAGTTGTTGTTCGACGGCAATGCACGGGATACGAGCGGTAACGGCCACCATGGCGAAGTGTTCGGTGCGGTGCTCACGTCCGACCGTTTCGGCCGGGCCGACGCCGCCTATGCCTTCGACGGCCTGAACGACTATATCCGGGTCGCTCCGCCGCCGGCACTTTCCAGCGAGGCCTTTACCCTGTCGGTCTGGATAAAGTACAACGAAGGTGCCTTCTCCAGGTGGTGGTCTAACGGCATCGTGACACAGGACAGCGGCGGCTCGGGTGTGCGGCGCGTGTTTCAGCTCAGTGCTTTTGGACCGTTGCCGACCTGGCACCTCATGGGACGTGGCAGGGACCCGCTCATTACCCGCCCCGTGGATACGGAGCAGTGGCGCCACCTTGCAGTCGCCTTCGATGGCGCCGTGCACCGCTTTTACCTGGACGGGGTGCCCTACGACGAAAGCGAAGCGCCGTTTCCGCCCCACCCGGAAGAGCCGCTTTACGTGGGCCGCAAAGGGTCGGGAGAACCGGGATTCTATGTGAACGGGACCGTAGATGACGTGCGGATATACACGGCAACCCTTCCACAGGAAGCAATCGAAGGACTTGCCCGGGAGAACGGCTGGACGCCCCCGCCGCTTCACGAGGGGATCGCCAGGCCCGACCGCCCGGTCTCGACCCTGGACGAAGCACTCGTGGGTCATTGGACCATGGATACCGGGGAGATGAGAGATGCGTCAGGAAACGGACTACACGCCATCGTGCTGGGTTCGCCGGAACAGGTTAAGGGCAAGAAGGGCAACGCCGTTCGGTTCGACGGCGAGCGGGATTGGGCGGTCGTGAAGGATGAGTCTCTCGACCTGCTTCACTACCTGACCGTGACCGGTTGGATCCGGGGATTCGATCCTGTCCGCGGTTACGGCCAGGTGGTCTGGTACGGAGACGGCGCCTGGGGCCAGGATCCCTATTCTCTCTCCATTCAGGAGGGCAAGATCGGTTTTCGGGTCGACGATATCGCTACCCAGTGGGAGGTAAAGTCCGACGCCGGACCGTCGCCCGACGAATGGACGTTCGTCGCGGGCGTGCTGGATACGAACGATGACGGCCTTATGAATCTGAAACTCTACGTCAATGGCATCCTCGCCGCGGAGAGAACATCGGAAGAGCCGTACCGGTACATTGCGCTGGGACGCATGTGGCTCTGCTTCGCCAGTGTAGGAGACGGAGATACCCTGACCGAGCTGGACCTGGACGAGGTCCGGATTTACAATCGTCCGTTGTCCCCCGACGAGGTTTCGGCCCTCTACCGCGCCGAGCAGGAGTGA